In the genome of Nitrososphaerales archaeon, one region contains:
- a CDS encoding SRPBCC family protein, which translates to MRKIEITVPRDALHYVVERLSSIEKISEVTVIGSESVNTRAKDEDSKSSNSARIEILLENNDVDKALQLLLGDNKVGYGRINVMPVERTLELGSKEGYRIKLALSVFIKAPRKRIFALVTNYENLPHELPNYFKTINVRNMEDNVCVLEEEVNFEGQFVKQITRHTVYPPGIHEVEILSGEAEGSRITETYTEVTDGTQVMVVGDFRLKSPLSHVLGFFAKGRLEKSIRNLMNEMAKIAETRYGKDLEKKLAE; encoded by the coding sequence ATGCGGAAGATAGAGATAACTGTTCCAAGAGATGCATTGCATTATGTTGTGGAGCGATTATCATCAATTGAAAAAATAAGTGAAGTGACAGTAATTGGTTCAGAATCAGTCAATACACGAGCAAAGGATGAAGATTCCAAATCATCGAATAGTGCTAGGATCGAGATTCTGCTGGAAAATAATGACGTCGATAAGGCTCTGCAACTACTGCTAGGCGATAATAAGGTTGGTTATGGAAGGATAAATGTAATGCCGGTGGAGCGTACGTTAGAGTTAGGCAGCAAGGAAGGATATAGAATAAAGCTAGCACTCTCTGTTTTTATAAAAGCTCCCAGAAAGCGCATCTTTGCTCTGGTAACAAACTACGAAAATCTACCACATGAATTACCAAACTATTTCAAGACCATTAATGTAAGAAACATGGAAGATAATGTATGTGTGCTAGAAGAGGAAGTAAATTTTGAGGGGCAATTCGTCAAGCAGATCACCAGACATACCGTATATCCGCCTGGAATACATGAGGTTGAAATACTTTCTGGCGAGGCTGAGGGAAGCCGGATAACTGAAACTTATACTGAAGTAACAGATGGGACGCAAGTAATGGTAGTTGGCGATTTTAGGCTGAAGAGCCCTTTATCACACGTGTTGGGGTTCTTTGCCAAGGGTCGGTTGGAGAAGAGCATAAGAAATCTTATGAATGAAATGGCAAAGATAGCAGAGACGAGGTATGGTAAAGACCTCGAGAAAAAATTAGCAGAATAA
- a CDS encoding radical SAM protein yields MIRTLKVLGNWSLNQLMGKKRPLVATFCMTHYCNFYCPMCSFGDPDKEGQLELVMQKDLTTEQWKQVMSDAANHCVWAIIEGGEPTSREDIIELLQHLKNIGLPVTLITNGSLLHKFDMEELKSNVTTICCSVDSVREDAYCKVRGVNPAMYRRVMDNVKILADYDIPRAINAVITKWNAEEFVTGEYFDFVKKELNVHAMSLTFVEDRPDAPFSLAPDVETKRKVSKAVLDYTRKNDDPFIALPMKYWEQILDHGHTVFDHCGSWKTLFVQADGSIIMPCFKFDSPENRMSVLEHNIEEIWNQPQWQITDNCNACENLACVWYSSQGVFTVAEPYLRGILALIKSQFMARLR; encoded by the coding sequence ATGATCCGTACCCTCAAGGTTCTGGGAAACTGGTCGTTGAATCAACTGATGGGTAAGAAGCGTCCACTTGTTGCTACCTTCTGCATGACACATTACTGCAACTTTTACTGCCCTATGTGCAGTTTTGGTGATCCCGATAAGGAAGGACAATTGGAACTTGTTATGCAGAAGGATCTGACGACGGAGCAATGGAAGCAAGTGATGAGTGATGCAGCCAATCACTGCGTATGGGCTATTATTGAAGGAGGCGAACCAACGTCAAGGGAGGACATAATCGAGTTATTACAACATCTAAAGAATATCGGGCTACCAGTGACGCTAATAACAAATGGTTCACTGCTTCACAAGTTTGATATGGAAGAATTGAAGAGTAACGTTACCACGATTTGCTGTAGCGTAGATTCTGTGAGGGAAGATGCTTACTGTAAGGTAAGAGGAGTGAACCCAGCTATGTATAGAAGGGTTATGGACAATGTTAAGATACTCGCCGACTACGATATTCCAAGGGCTATCAATGCCGTAATAACAAAGTGGAATGCGGAGGAATTCGTTACTGGCGAATATTTCGATTTTGTGAAGAAGGAATTGAATGTGCATGCCATGAGTCTGACCTTTGTCGAAGATAGACCAGACGCTCCATTCTCTCTAGCGCCAGATGTGGAAACCAAGAGGAAAGTATCAAAGGCTGTGCTCGACTACACAAGGAAAAATGACGATCCTTTCATAGCACTGCCAATGAAGTACTGGGAGCAAATATTAGATCATGGGCATACTGTCTTTGATCATTGTGGTTCTTGGAAGACTTTGTTTGTGCAGGCCGATGGCTCTATAATAATGCCATGTTTCAAATTTGACTCCCCGGAAAACAGGATGAGTGTGCTTGAACATAACATAGAGGAGATCTGGAACCAACCGCAATGGCAAATAACTGATAACTGCAATGCATGTGAAAACCTGGCATGTGTGTGGTATTCGTCACAAGGTGTATTCACAGTTGCGGAACCATACCTTCGTGGGATATTGGCACTAATCAAAAGTCAATTTATGGCAAGATTGCGCTAG